The Geotrypetes seraphini chromosome 6, aGeoSer1.1, whole genome shotgun sequence genome includes a window with the following:
- the PAAF1 gene encoding proteasomal ATPase-associated factor 1 isoform X4, producing the protein MKIWQTTNGETRRILEGHIYDVNCCKFFPSGLVVLSGGMDAQLKIWSAEDASCPVTLKGHKGGILDVAIVERGRNVVSSSRDGTARLWDCGKSACLGVVADCGSPINGIALDVADSAVELGSPEDPPSNREIGTKGKLLLLAREDKKLQGVSLHSRQPVFLFGGSDAFNCCAFLSSVHILAGSQDGNIYQLDTRNTQTPVQVTRRSGAPVLSLMPFREGYITSQGDGSCFIIQQDLDRVIELTEPDSDPVYKVALWEKLIYTCCRDGIVRKYLLSNL; encoded by the exons ATGAAAATCTGGCAGACCACCAATGGAGAAACTCGG AGAATACTGGAAGGCCACATCTATGATGTGAACTGCTGCaagttcttcccctctggccttgTAGTTCTGAGTGGAGGAATGGATGCCCAGTTGAAGATCTGGTCAGCAGAAGATGCCAGCTGCCCTGTGACTTTGAAAGGTCACAAAGGAG GTATCCTAGATGTAGCCATCGTTGAACGTGGCAGGAACGTGGTTTCGAGTTCTAGAGACGGCACAGCTCGGCTGTGGGATTGTGGGAAGTCCGCGTGCTTGGGCGTGGTTGCAGATTGCGGTTCTCCCATTAACGGTATCGCCTTGGATGTTGCTGACAGCGCAGTGGAACTTGGCTCTCCCGAAGACCCACCCA GTAACCGGGAAATAGGAACAAAAGGAAAGCTGCTGCTTCTAGCTCGAGAAGATAAAAAGCTGCAAGGCGTGAGTCTGCATAGCCGGCAACCG GTCTTCCTCTTTGGTGGGTCTGATGCCTTTAACTGCTGTGCATTTCTTTCAAGCGTCCACATCCTAGCAGGGTCCCAGGATGGCAATATATATCAGCTGGATACGAGAAACACACA gacacCGGTGCAGGTAACCCGCAGATCCGGAGCACCTGTACTATCCTTGATGCCTTTCAGAGAAGGATATATTACCAGCCAAG GTGATGGAAGCTGTTTTATTATCCAGCAAGACCTTGATCGTGTAATTGAACTCACAGAACCAGACTCTGATCCTGTCTATAAG GTGGCGTTGTGGGAAAAACTGATATATACCTGCTGCAGAGATGGCATTGTAAGAAAATATTTACTCTCCAACCTTTGA
- the PAAF1 gene encoding proteasomal ATPase-associated factor 1 isoform X1, with the protein MAARLLVQSDWPQVLRKVEAEAWVACKVPGKPTLYGILKCQGLGSDGLLEITASEGFVVNEVKKKSIVISCPKENVTSKFLAPYTTFSRIHEKSITCFDISSGGGLGVSTSTDGTMKIWQTTNGETRRILEGHIYDVNCCKFFPSGLVVLSGGMDAQLKIWSAEDASCPVTLKGHKGGILDVAIVERGRNVVSSSRDGTARLWDCGKSACLGVVADCGSPINGIALDVADSAVELGSPEDPPSNREIGTKGKLLLLAREDKKLQGVSLHSRQPVFLFGGSDAFNCCAFLSSVHILAGSQDGNIYQLDTRNTQTPVQVTRRSGAPVLSLMPFREGYITSQGDGSCFIIQQDLDRVIELTEPDSDPVYKVALWEKLIYTCCRDGIVRKYLLSNL; encoded by the exons ATGGCCGCTCGGCTGTTGGTGCAGAGCGATTGGCCGCAGGTGCTGAG GAAGGTGGAAGCCGAAGCCTGGGTGGCGTGTAAAGTCCCAG GGAAACCTACCCTCTATGGCATCCTGAAATGTCAAGGCTTAGGTTCAGACGGGCTTCTGGAAATCACTGCATCAGAAGGCTTTGTTGTaaatgaagttaaaaag AAAAGCATAGTTATTTCATGCCCTAAGGAAAATGTTACATCCAAGTTTTTGGCTCCATACACAACGTTTTCAAGAATTCATGAAAAAAGT ATTACATGTTTCGATATTTCCAGTGGGGGAGGGCTTGGAGTGTCCACAAGCACAGATGGAACAATGAAAATCTGGCAGACCACCAATGGAGAAACTCGG AGAATACTGGAAGGCCACATCTATGATGTGAACTGCTGCaagttcttcccctctggccttgTAGTTCTGAGTGGAGGAATGGATGCCCAGTTGAAGATCTGGTCAGCAGAAGATGCCAGCTGCCCTGTGACTTTGAAAGGTCACAAAGGAG GTATCCTAGATGTAGCCATCGTTGAACGTGGCAGGAACGTGGTTTCGAGTTCTAGAGACGGCACAGCTCGGCTGTGGGATTGTGGGAAGTCCGCGTGCTTGGGCGTGGTTGCAGATTGCGGTTCTCCCATTAACGGTATCGCCTTGGATGTTGCTGACAGCGCAGTGGAACTTGGCTCTCCCGAAGACCCACCCA GTAACCGGGAAATAGGAACAAAAGGAAAGCTGCTGCTTCTAGCTCGAGAAGATAAAAAGCTGCAAGGCGTGAGTCTGCATAGCCGGCAACCG GTCTTCCTCTTTGGTGGGTCTGATGCCTTTAACTGCTGTGCATTTCTTTCAAGCGTCCACATCCTAGCAGGGTCCCAGGATGGCAATATATATCAGCTGGATACGAGAAACACACA gacacCGGTGCAGGTAACCCGCAGATCCGGAGCACCTGTACTATCCTTGATGCCTTTCAGAGAAGGATATATTACCAGCCAAG GTGATGGAAGCTGTTTTATTATCCAGCAAGACCTTGATCGTGTAATTGAACTCACAGAACCAGACTCTGATCCTGTCTATAAG GTGGCGTTGTGGGAAAAACTGATATATACCTGCTGCAGAGATGGCATTGTAAGAAAATATTTACTCTCCAACCTTTGA
- the PAAF1 gene encoding proteasomal ATPase-associated factor 1 isoform X3 produces MAARLLVQSDWPQVLRKVEAEAWVACKVPGKPTLYGILKCQGLGSDGLLEITASEGFVVNEVKKITCFDISSGGGLGVSTSTDGTMKIWQTTNGETRRILEGHIYDVNCCKFFPSGLVVLSGGMDAQLKIWSAEDASCPVTLKGHKGGILDVAIVERGRNVVSSSRDGTARLWDCGKSACLGVVADCGSPINGIALDVADSAVELGSPEDPPSNREIGTKGKLLLLAREDKKLQGVSLHSRQPVFLFGGSDAFNCCAFLSSVHILAGSQDGNIYQLDTRNTQTPVQVTRRSGAPVLSLMPFREGYITSQGDGSCFIIQQDLDRVIELTEPDSDPVYKVALWEKLIYTCCRDGIVRKYLLSNL; encoded by the exons ATGGCCGCTCGGCTGTTGGTGCAGAGCGATTGGCCGCAGGTGCTGAG GAAGGTGGAAGCCGAAGCCTGGGTGGCGTGTAAAGTCCCAG GGAAACCTACCCTCTATGGCATCCTGAAATGTCAAGGCTTAGGTTCAGACGGGCTTCTGGAAATCACTGCATCAGAAGGCTTTGTTGTaaatgaagttaaaaag ATTACATGTTTCGATATTTCCAGTGGGGGAGGGCTTGGAGTGTCCACAAGCACAGATGGAACAATGAAAATCTGGCAGACCACCAATGGAGAAACTCGG AGAATACTGGAAGGCCACATCTATGATGTGAACTGCTGCaagttcttcccctctggccttgTAGTTCTGAGTGGAGGAATGGATGCCCAGTTGAAGATCTGGTCAGCAGAAGATGCCAGCTGCCCTGTGACTTTGAAAGGTCACAAAGGAG GTATCCTAGATGTAGCCATCGTTGAACGTGGCAGGAACGTGGTTTCGAGTTCTAGAGACGGCACAGCTCGGCTGTGGGATTGTGGGAAGTCCGCGTGCTTGGGCGTGGTTGCAGATTGCGGTTCTCCCATTAACGGTATCGCCTTGGATGTTGCTGACAGCGCAGTGGAACTTGGCTCTCCCGAAGACCCACCCA GTAACCGGGAAATAGGAACAAAAGGAAAGCTGCTGCTTCTAGCTCGAGAAGATAAAAAGCTGCAAGGCGTGAGTCTGCATAGCCGGCAACCG GTCTTCCTCTTTGGTGGGTCTGATGCCTTTAACTGCTGTGCATTTCTTTCAAGCGTCCACATCCTAGCAGGGTCCCAGGATGGCAATATATATCAGCTGGATACGAGAAACACACA gacacCGGTGCAGGTAACCCGCAGATCCGGAGCACCTGTACTATCCTTGATGCCTTTCAGAGAAGGATATATTACCAGCCAAG GTGATGGAAGCTGTTTTATTATCCAGCAAGACCTTGATCGTGTAATTGAACTCACAGAACCAGACTCTGATCCTGTCTATAAG GTGGCGTTGTGGGAAAAACTGATATATACCTGCTGCAGAGATGGCATTGTAAGAAAATATTTACTCTCCAACCTTTGA
- the PAAF1 gene encoding proteasomal ATPase-associated factor 1 isoform X2 gives MKLKRSGCLRGKALAEKTTNQPVQSAATGFEASEKSIVISCPKENVTSKFLAPYTTFSRIHEKSITCFDISSGGGLGVSTSTDGTMKIWQTTNGETRRILEGHIYDVNCCKFFPSGLVVLSGGMDAQLKIWSAEDASCPVTLKGHKGGILDVAIVERGRNVVSSSRDGTARLWDCGKSACLGVVADCGSPINGIALDVADSAVELGSPEDPPSNREIGTKGKLLLLAREDKKLQGVSLHSRQPVFLFGGSDAFNCCAFLSSVHILAGSQDGNIYQLDTRNTQTPVQVTRRSGAPVLSLMPFREGYITSQGDGSCFIIQQDLDRVIELTEPDSDPVYKVALWEKLIYTCCRDGIVRKYLLSNL, from the exons atgaagttaaaaag ATCAGGATGCCttagagggaaggccctggcggagAAGACAACGAAtcagcccgttcagagtgctgccaccgGTTTTGAGGCTTCAGAG AAAAGCATAGTTATTTCATGCCCTAAGGAAAATGTTACATCCAAGTTTTTGGCTCCATACACAACGTTTTCAAGAATTCATGAAAAAAGT ATTACATGTTTCGATATTTCCAGTGGGGGAGGGCTTGGAGTGTCCACAAGCACAGATGGAACAATGAAAATCTGGCAGACCACCAATGGAGAAACTCGG AGAATACTGGAAGGCCACATCTATGATGTGAACTGCTGCaagttcttcccctctggccttgTAGTTCTGAGTGGAGGAATGGATGCCCAGTTGAAGATCTGGTCAGCAGAAGATGCCAGCTGCCCTGTGACTTTGAAAGGTCACAAAGGAG GTATCCTAGATGTAGCCATCGTTGAACGTGGCAGGAACGTGGTTTCGAGTTCTAGAGACGGCACAGCTCGGCTGTGGGATTGTGGGAAGTCCGCGTGCTTGGGCGTGGTTGCAGATTGCGGTTCTCCCATTAACGGTATCGCCTTGGATGTTGCTGACAGCGCAGTGGAACTTGGCTCTCCCGAAGACCCACCCA GTAACCGGGAAATAGGAACAAAAGGAAAGCTGCTGCTTCTAGCTCGAGAAGATAAAAAGCTGCAAGGCGTGAGTCTGCATAGCCGGCAACCG GTCTTCCTCTTTGGTGGGTCTGATGCCTTTAACTGCTGTGCATTTCTTTCAAGCGTCCACATCCTAGCAGGGTCCCAGGATGGCAATATATATCAGCTGGATACGAGAAACACACA gacacCGGTGCAGGTAACCCGCAGATCCGGAGCACCTGTACTATCCTTGATGCCTTTCAGAGAAGGATATATTACCAGCCAAG GTGATGGAAGCTGTTTTATTATCCAGCAAGACCTTGATCGTGTAATTGAACTCACAGAACCAGACTCTGATCCTGTCTATAAG GTGGCGTTGTGGGAAAAACTGATATATACCTGCTGCAGAGATGGCATTGTAAGAAAATATTTACTCTCCAACCTTTGA